aaataaataaagtaccaTTTATTATTGTAAATTTGCCAACTAAACAATCTTGAATGGTAAAACCATTTTTACCACCTGTGTTTTGctgttctattttattttatatttttgttaaaacgGTGTTCCACtattctttaattataatttaccaGTTAGAGTCCATCTAAAGTATTTCAAACGTTATTAATATTTGATTGCCACATCcgattatatatttgttttgacaTACTCTTTATTAGGTGATGAttccaaaacaaaaatcaaccCTAAAGTACCCTCTAGAGTGAAGAATGGAGAAAGAAAACCAAAATGGGTTGATGATGATGGGAGAGGgtttattttgtattatatcatttaaaatatcaaacttaaATCCCATCACATCTTGATCGACTACCATCTTAACCGCTGAATTATCTTCAACTATATTATACTCAAATTGATCAATGCCGTATTAGGGTCGTGAATCTTCCACtttatcaatgttttttttttcttcttcttcttctaatgAACCACTTAGTGAATACTTTCTTTCAATAATAGATTGATTGCTTTAATgattatattactttttttatatatattccaACTATCTAGTAATAATAGATTGATtgctttaattattattatatacatatatatatatactatctAGTGCCTAGTACACAGACATCAATCATCATGTAGGCTGTTGCGACCTTAATCAATACTATTTCAAGCTCACCTAAATCTTCAAGTAATAACTTCCATATTTAATCAAACTTCCTAATATCACTCTGGTTTTAAAGAGTGCCCACACAAAATGGGTGTAATTGTGTGTGTattcatcaataaaaaaaaatcatcctaTAGCTATTAGCAAATCGTTCCACctcttaaaaagtaaaatttcaaagaaggaacacaaaagtaattatttttatatttattaaattttataacattttattaaaataaaagtatatcaaaaatattaatattaaaagaataaaaaataattaatttttatttataatatttattaggggtataaataatatgtatttaatGGAAGACAAATATATATCCACACCTAATCCTATATATTAATCCCGggaaaattaagttaaataattttcaacaaAGCACATGCTTCACAAATACATTCATTAGATGTACGTACAAGATTAAGTACAAGAATTGAATCTTAACATTTTCTTCTACTAATACTACTAGCTATAGTTATGATCAAAAGCATACTTGTTGGTAGCAAGAGATCGAGCTCAGTACTTAATTTCCACCGTTTACCATACATACTTCACCTTCACTCAAGAAAGTAAGTACTCATAATTAATTCCACATCAAACACCTCTTCTTAGACATAAAAATCACCTAATCAAAAAACACAAAATGTTACAAATCAGATCATCAAAAACTAATAATTCATTTCATAaagaaaaatctttaaaattcatattagttactattaataattgataaaaacaaaaaacaaatacaaaatgattACATAAAATACTCTAtatagagagaaaaataattgataaaaaaataggaaatgattacataaaataaaatactccaTATATAGAAGTTCAGTAACTAACTAACTCTAGAATCCAAACAAGGGGCATGTAACCAACATCCCTCAGTAATGAATATTGGAAATGAAAAAGCATAAACatgaagataaaaaagaaaatagagtATATAATATTATACCTTATAAGAATTTGTGATGGTAGGTGGATTGAATAGAGAGATCTGAAAGAGAGGAATTAAGGAgcagtagtagtagtagtaatattgttagacttattattattattaggtctttttcttttcttttcataaCTAACACCTCTAGCTTTAGCTTGAAAATCACGAACATCCCTCAAATAAATCCTAACAAGACGAGCACCAAAAGGGTTGGATTCAGGTCGACCACCATTCTCTTCGAAAGCAGCACGAAGGCGACCGATGAGAGCGTCGAGGCTACCCCACGCCTGACGAAGAGGACAAGGACAAGGAGCAGGAGGGTTAGGGATTCCAAAGAAAGGACAAGGATGGTTATGGACTTTCGTTTTACCGAATTGATCGAGGTAGTTTAGAAATTGAAGAACGTGTGAACCGTTGCATAGTGTTAATGATAGTGGTGGACGGTGGTTTTGTAGATACTGGCAGAATGTATTCCAGTCTCTCCTCTTTTGGTTTTCGTAACGGCTTGAGGATGTTGTTGAACTTGATCCACCACTGTTTGTGTTAGTCGGTGAAGATGGTGATGTTACTGGTGTTGAGTCTGGAAAATCCATGGTGACCTAGATCTGGATTAATAGTGAGGTTGGTTACTAGGGTTTAGTAATGGATTGGGAGAAGAGTAATTAACCTGGGCAGTGAGAGATGAGAGGAAGAAGAATATTGTATgtcagagagagagagagagaagtgAAGTGATTGTTTAGATTAGTTGAATTTGGTTGGGGTTAATAATGGAAGGTGTGAGGGAGGGGAATGAATTGTGGGTAAAAGGGTGAGGTATAGTATATTTGTTTCCAGAAAAGTGGAAGTGAGAGTGTGAGTAGAAGAAACCAAGGGTTAAATGAAGGAGAGGAGAAGAGAGGAGAGGAGAAGAGATTGTTTGGTTTTTTGGTGTTTCAAAACAGGACAAAGTTTGGCAGTGAGCACTCATGATGGTGACCAAAGATGACCAGACACACTTTTCAAATTCTCACtatcatcatcttcattattCCTCACTCTTCTTTTACGCGCGTGCAATTacttccatttttatttattttagtaatttatttgtttaactctttttttataactaattatttttaagtaag
The genomic region above belongs to Cicer arietinum cultivar CDC Frontier isolate Library 1 chromosome 4, Cicar.CDCFrontier_v2.0, whole genome shotgun sequence and contains:
- the LOC101513036 gene encoding protein LIGHT-DEPENDENT SHORT HYPOCOTYLS 1, with amino-acid sequence MDFPDSTPVTSPSSPTNTNSGGSSSTTSSSRYENQKRRDWNTFCQYLQNHRPPLSLTLCNGSHVLQFLNYLDQFGKTKVHNHPCPFFGIPNPPAPCPCPLRQAWGSLDALIGRLRAAFEENGGRPESNPFGARLVRIYLRDVRDFQAKARGVSYEKKRKRPNNNNKSNNITTTTTAP